Proteins from one Malaya genurostris strain Urasoe2022 chromosome 2, Malgen_1.1, whole genome shotgun sequence genomic window:
- the LOC131428961 gene encoding prostatic spermine-binding protein-like has protein sequence MTIIGNDDRNDDDDDIRNDDDNCNDDDRNDDDNRNDDDNCNDDDRNDDYDNRYDDGNCNDFDRNDDDNGNDDDNRNDDDNHNDDDNRNDDDNCNDDDNHYDDDNCNDVDRNDDDNHNDDDRDEDDDNRNDDDCNDDDRD, from the coding sequence ATGACGATAATTGGCAACGACGACcgtaacgacgacgacgacgacattcGCAACGACGACGACAATTGCAACGACGACGACCGGAACGACGACGACAATCGCAACGACGACGACAATTGCAACGACGACGACCGGAACGACGACTACGACAATCGCTACGATGACGGCAATTGCAACGACTTCGACCGTAACGATGACGATAATGGCAATGACGACGACAATCGCAACGACGACGACAATCACAACGACGACGACAATCGCAACGACGACGACAATTGCAACGACGACGACAATCACTACGATGACGACAATTGCAACGACGTCGACCGTAACGATGACGATAATCACAACGACGATGACCGTGATGAAGACGACGACAATCGCAACGACGACGACTGCAATGACGACGACCGCGATTAG